One Echeneis naucrates chromosome 16, fEcheNa1.1, whole genome shotgun sequence DNA window includes the following coding sequences:
- the LOC115056564 gene encoding G/T mismatch-specific thymine DNA glycosylase isoform X1, with product MEEKMNGSLPVVSPEYLHQWVQSAQQFHALQAQYSGFNPNHQYSYTERQGEEGATAHMANPAPMMDQQEPTNLAKPPAKKRGRPAQPKEPKAPKPPKVPKAPKPPKDPNAPKAKPGPKPKKATEAKSDGKQEKIDESFKKVKRKVDRFKGMSEEEVMKKTLPDLLDYNLDYVIIGINPGLMAAYIGRWFPGPGNHFWKCLFLSGFTEEQLNHMHDTTLPVKYKMGFTNMVARATPGSKDLSSKELREGGKILVEKLKKFKPLIAVFNGKCIYEMFCRELFGKKPQKLEFGLQPHKIPDCDVALYLMPSSSARCAQFPRAQDKVHFYIKLRELRDHLKGIRRHTEIEEVNYTFDLQLAKEDAKRLAIKEEQYDPGYEDAYGGAYTERGPEGAKAQSQTNGHCTFSSGENAAEAQEATTSQTADGQLPDGTWMTQSFADQIPDISGGPKDGSV from the exons atggaagaaaagatgaatgGATCACTGCCTGTTGTCTCCCCGGAGTATCTTCATCAGTG GGTTCAATCTGCCCAACAGTTCCACGCTCTCCAGGCTCAGTATTCAGGCTTCAACCCCAACCATCAGTACAGCTACACGGAGAGGCAAGGGGAAGAGGGAGCCACGGCACACATGGCTAACCCAGCTCCTATGATGGATCAACAGGAGCCTACCAACCTAGCAAAAC CACCAGCCAAGAAGAGAGGCAGACCAGCTCAACCCAAGGAACCCAAGGCACCCAAACCTCCAAAAGTACCCAAGGCACCGAAGCCACCCAAGGATCCAAATGCACCAAAAGCCAAACCTGGTCCCAAGCCCAAGAAGGCAACTGAGGCTAAGTCAGACGGAAAGCAGGAGAAGATAGATGAGAGCTTCAAGAAGGTGAAGAGGAAAGTTGACCGCTTCAAGGGAATGTCAGAAGAAGAGGTCATGAAAAAAACTCTACCAGACCTGCTGGACTACAACCTGGACTACGTCATT attGGTATCAATCCAGGGCTAATGGCAGCTTACATTGGGCGATGGTTTCCAGGACCTGGAAATCATTTTT GGAAGTGCCTGTTTCTGTCTGGATTTACTGAGGAGCAGCTCAACCACATGCACGACACCACCCTGCCTGTCAAGTACAAAATGGGCTTCACCAACATGGTGGCCCGGGCAACACCAGGGAGCAAAGACCTTTCAAG CAAAGAGTTGCGTGAAGGAGGCAAAATTCTGGTAGAGAAGCTGAAGAAATTCAAACCTCTTATTGCTGTTTTCAATGGAAAAT GCATCTATGAGATGTTCTGCAGAGAGTTGTTTGGTAAAAAACCACAGAAACTTGAATTTGGTTTGCAGCCACACAAGATCCCTGACTGTGATGTG GCTCTGTATTTGATGCCATCTTCTAGCGCTCGCTGTGCCCAGTTCCCTCGTGCTCAGGACAAAGTTCACTTCTACATTAAACTAAGGGAGCTCAGAGATCACCTGAAGGGCATCCGAAGACACACTGAGATTGAAGAGGTCAACTACACATTTGACCTGCAGTTGGCGAAGG AGGACGCAAAGAGGCTGGCAATAAAGGAAGAGCAATATGATCCAGGTTATGAAGATGCCTATGGTGGAGCATATACAGAGAGAGGACCAGAGGGAGCCAAGGCCCAAAGCCAGACCAATGGTCACTGCACGTTCTCATCTGGAGAAAATGcag CAGAAGCCCAGGAGGCGACCACGTCACAAACGGCAGATGGCCAGCTTCCAGACGGAACGTGGATGACCCAGTCCTTTGCAGACCAGATCCCAGATATCAGTGGTGGACCAAAGGATGGCAGTGTATGA
- the LOC115056564 gene encoding G/T mismatch-specific thymine DNA glycosylase isoform X3, whose protein sequence is MANPAPMMDQQEPTNLAKPPAKKRGRPAQPKEPKAPKPPKVPKAPKPPKDPNAPKAKPGPKPKKATEAKSDGKQEKIDESFKKVKRKVDRFKGMSEEEVMKKTLPDLLDYNLDYVIIGINPGLMAAYIGRWFPGPGNHFWKCLFLSGFTEEQLNHMHDTTLPVKYKMGFTNMVARATPGSKDLSSKELREGGKILVEKLKKFKPLIAVFNGKCIYEMFCRELFGKKPQKLEFGLQPHKIPDCDVALYLMPSSSARCAQFPRAQDKVHFYIKLRELRDHLKGIRRHTEIEEVNYTFDLQLAKEDAKRLAIKEEQYDPGYEDAYGGAYTERGPEGAKAQSQTNGHCTFSSGENAAEAQEATTSQTADGQLPDGTWMTQSFADQIPDISGGPKDGSV, encoded by the exons ATGGCTAACCCAGCTCCTATGATGGATCAACAGGAGCCTACCAACCTAGCAAAAC CACCAGCCAAGAAGAGAGGCAGACCAGCTCAACCCAAGGAACCCAAGGCACCCAAACCTCCAAAAGTACCCAAGGCACCGAAGCCACCCAAGGATCCAAATGCACCAAAAGCCAAACCTGGTCCCAAGCCCAAGAAGGCAACTGAGGCTAAGTCAGACGGAAAGCAGGAGAAGATAGATGAGAGCTTCAAGAAGGTGAAGAGGAAAGTTGACCGCTTCAAGGGAATGTCAGAAGAAGAGGTCATGAAAAAAACTCTACCAGACCTGCTGGACTACAACCTGGACTACGTCATT attGGTATCAATCCAGGGCTAATGGCAGCTTACATTGGGCGATGGTTTCCAGGACCTGGAAATCATTTTT GGAAGTGCCTGTTTCTGTCTGGATTTACTGAGGAGCAGCTCAACCACATGCACGACACCACCCTGCCTGTCAAGTACAAAATGGGCTTCACCAACATGGTGGCCCGGGCAACACCAGGGAGCAAAGACCTTTCAAG CAAAGAGTTGCGTGAAGGAGGCAAAATTCTGGTAGAGAAGCTGAAGAAATTCAAACCTCTTATTGCTGTTTTCAATGGAAAAT GCATCTATGAGATGTTCTGCAGAGAGTTGTTTGGTAAAAAACCACAGAAACTTGAATTTGGTTTGCAGCCACACAAGATCCCTGACTGTGATGTG GCTCTGTATTTGATGCCATCTTCTAGCGCTCGCTGTGCCCAGTTCCCTCGTGCTCAGGACAAAGTTCACTTCTACATTAAACTAAGGGAGCTCAGAGATCACCTGAAGGGCATCCGAAGACACACTGAGATTGAAGAGGTCAACTACACATTTGACCTGCAGTTGGCGAAGG AGGACGCAAAGAGGCTGGCAATAAAGGAAGAGCAATATGATCCAGGTTATGAAGATGCCTATGGTGGAGCATATACAGAGAGAGGACCAGAGGGAGCCAAGGCCCAAAGCCAGACCAATGGTCACTGCACGTTCTCATCTGGAGAAAATGcag CAGAAGCCCAGGAGGCGACCACGTCACAAACGGCAGATGGCCAGCTTCCAGACGGAACGTGGATGACCCAGTCCTTTGCAGACCAGATCCCAGATATCAGTGGTGGACCAAAGGATGGCAGTGTATGA
- the LOC115056564 gene encoding G/T mismatch-specific thymine DNA glycosylase isoform X2: protein MEEKMNGSLPVVSPEYLHQWVQSAQQFHALQAQYSGFNPNHQYSYTERQGEEGATAHMANPAPMMDQQEPTNLAKPPAKKRGRPAQPKEPKAPKPPKVPKAPKPPKDPNAPKAKPGPKPKKATEAKSDGKQEKIDESFKKVKRKVDRFKGMSEEEVMKKTLPDLLDYNLDYVIIGINPGLMAAYIGRWFPGPGNHFWKCLFLSGFTEEQLNHMHDTTLPVKYKMGFTNMVARATPGSKDLSSKELREGGKILVEKLKKFKPLIAVFNGKCIYEMFCRELFGKKPQKLEFGLQPHKIPDCDVALYLMPSSSARCAQFPRAQDKVHFYIKLRELRDHLKGIRRHTEIEEVNYTFDLQLAKEDAKRLAIKEEQYDPGYEDAYGGAYTERGPEGAKAQSQTNGHCTFSSGENAEAQEATTSQTADGQLPDGTWMTQSFADQIPDISGGPKDGSV, encoded by the exons atggaagaaaagatgaatgGATCACTGCCTGTTGTCTCCCCGGAGTATCTTCATCAGTG GGTTCAATCTGCCCAACAGTTCCACGCTCTCCAGGCTCAGTATTCAGGCTTCAACCCCAACCATCAGTACAGCTACACGGAGAGGCAAGGGGAAGAGGGAGCCACGGCACACATGGCTAACCCAGCTCCTATGATGGATCAACAGGAGCCTACCAACCTAGCAAAAC CACCAGCCAAGAAGAGAGGCAGACCAGCTCAACCCAAGGAACCCAAGGCACCCAAACCTCCAAAAGTACCCAAGGCACCGAAGCCACCCAAGGATCCAAATGCACCAAAAGCCAAACCTGGTCCCAAGCCCAAGAAGGCAACTGAGGCTAAGTCAGACGGAAAGCAGGAGAAGATAGATGAGAGCTTCAAGAAGGTGAAGAGGAAAGTTGACCGCTTCAAGGGAATGTCAGAAGAAGAGGTCATGAAAAAAACTCTACCAGACCTGCTGGACTACAACCTGGACTACGTCATT attGGTATCAATCCAGGGCTAATGGCAGCTTACATTGGGCGATGGTTTCCAGGACCTGGAAATCATTTTT GGAAGTGCCTGTTTCTGTCTGGATTTACTGAGGAGCAGCTCAACCACATGCACGACACCACCCTGCCTGTCAAGTACAAAATGGGCTTCACCAACATGGTGGCCCGGGCAACACCAGGGAGCAAAGACCTTTCAAG CAAAGAGTTGCGTGAAGGAGGCAAAATTCTGGTAGAGAAGCTGAAGAAATTCAAACCTCTTATTGCTGTTTTCAATGGAAAAT GCATCTATGAGATGTTCTGCAGAGAGTTGTTTGGTAAAAAACCACAGAAACTTGAATTTGGTTTGCAGCCACACAAGATCCCTGACTGTGATGTG GCTCTGTATTTGATGCCATCTTCTAGCGCTCGCTGTGCCCAGTTCCCTCGTGCTCAGGACAAAGTTCACTTCTACATTAAACTAAGGGAGCTCAGAGATCACCTGAAGGGCATCCGAAGACACACTGAGATTGAAGAGGTCAACTACACATTTGACCTGCAGTTGGCGAAGG AGGACGCAAAGAGGCTGGCAATAAAGGAAGAGCAATATGATCCAGGTTATGAAGATGCCTATGGTGGAGCATATACAGAGAGAGGACCAGAGGGAGCCAAGGCCCAAAGCCAGACCAATGGTCACTGCACGTTCTCATCTGGAGAAAATGcag AAGCCCAGGAGGCGACCACGTCACAAACGGCAGATGGCCAGCTTCCAGACGGAACGTGGATGACCCAGTCCTTTGCAGACCAGATCCCAGATATCAGTGGTGGACCAAAGGATGGCAGTGTATGA